In Archangium violaceum, the following are encoded in one genomic region:
- a CDS encoding phytoene desaturase family protein, producing MKKTTDVAVVGGGMGGLAVAALLARGGRKVTLFEKSRQLGGRARTTEVEGYQFNLGPHALYLGGAAARVLGGLGVPMRGGGPRGEGSLALRAGRLHALPAGAVSLLMTDLLGAAGKLELGRVMTRLMKEDAAALEGTSLREWLEEHISRAEVREVVAAIFRLSTYCADTNALGADAAVSQFQVARKGVIYIDGGWKELVNGLAEVARRAGVEVVTSARVESVERDTGATGAGPGRVRGLKLADGTEYEAEAVVVAGAPGEVAGLLPGDEVLAGWAAESVPVKAASLEVGLSRLTKPRALFALGVDGPWYASVHSGWARLAPEGGALVHVAKYLGGEDTEASERELEEVLERLQPGWREHVVTRRFLPGLTVMNALPTKEKGLSGRPGPGVAHVRGLYVVGDWVGREGMLVDASLASAETVARELLREAGARAA from the coding sequence ATGAAGAAGACGACGGACGTGGCGGTGGTGGGAGGAGGAATGGGGGGTCTGGCGGTGGCGGCGCTGCTGGCGAGAGGAGGGCGGAAGGTGACGCTCTTCGAGAAGTCGAGGCAGCTGGGGGGGAGGGCGCGGACGACGGAGGTGGAGGGCTACCAGTTCAACCTGGGGCCGCACGCGCTGTACCTGGGGGGAGCGGCGGCGCGGGTGTTGGGAGGGCTGGGAGTGCCGATGCGAGGCGGGGGACCGAGAGGGGAAGGAAGCCTGGCGCTGCGAGCCGGTCGCCTGCACGCGTTGCCAGCGGGTGCGGTGTCGCTGCTGATGACGGATCTGCTGGGGGCGGCGGGCAAGCTGGAGCTGGGGCGGGTGATGACGAGGCTGATGAAGGAGGACGCGGCGGCGCTGGAGGGCACGAGCCTGCGCGAGTGGCTGGAGGAGCACATCTCGAGGGCGGAGGTGCGCGAGGTGGTGGCGGCCATCTTCCGGCTGTCGACGTACTGCGCGGACACGAACGCGCTGGGGGCGGACGCGGCGGTGTCGCAGTTCCAGGTGGCGAGGAAGGGAGTCATCTACATCGACGGAGGCTGGAAGGAGCTGGTGAACGGACTGGCGGAGGTGGCGAGGCGCGCGGGAGTCGAAGTGGTGACGTCGGCGCGGGTGGAGTCGGTGGAGCGGGACACGGGAGCCACGGGGGCGGGGCCGGGGCGGGTGCGAGGACTGAAGCTGGCGGACGGGACGGAGTACGAGGCGGAGGCGGTGGTAGTGGCGGGGGCGCCGGGGGAGGTGGCGGGGCTGCTACCGGGAGACGAGGTGCTGGCGGGGTGGGCGGCGGAGTCGGTGCCAGTGAAGGCGGCGTCGTTGGAGGTGGGGCTCTCGAGGCTGACGAAGCCGAGGGCGCTGTTCGCGCTGGGGGTGGACGGCCCGTGGTACGCGTCGGTGCACTCGGGGTGGGCGAGGCTGGCGCCGGAGGGAGGAGCGTTGGTGCACGTGGCGAAGTACCTGGGAGGGGAGGACACGGAGGCGAGCGAGCGGGAGCTGGAGGAGGTGTTGGAGCGGCTGCAGCCGGGCTGGCGCGAGCACGTGGTGACGAGACGCTTCCTTCCGGGGCTGACGGTGATGAACGCGCTGCCGACGAAGGAGAAGGGCCTGTCGGGACGACCGGGGCCCGGGGTCGCGCACGTGAGGGGCCTGTACGTGGTGGGGGACTGGGTGGGGAGGGAGGGGATGCTGGTGGACGCCTCGTTGGCGAGCGCCGAGACGGTGGCTCGGGAGCTGCTGAGGGAGGCGGGAGCGCGAGCGGCATGA
- a CDS encoding alpha/beta fold hydrolase has product MKAHLFLLLASTALGAPAAHARTVPSSDRVVSPDSAASFREGTVQLSTGVQLHYVEQGRQDGPVLVLLHGYTDSYLSFDRVLPLLPRRFHVYALDQRGHGDSSRPSCCYSQSDFAADVAAFLDSQHIQRAVLVGHSMGSFIAQQVALEHPERVQALVLIGSAPTVHGNPVAADLMSYVDTLSDPIDPVFVRDFQASTFFRPIPPSFLDTAVSESLKVPARVWQASLAGLIAEDHSARLGEISVPTLVVGGDQDGFFPVSEQQALADALPQGSFALYTQTGHAPHVEQPHRFVHDVMRFLHGLRQQ; this is encoded by the coding sequence ATGAAGGCTCATCTGTTCCTGCTTCTCGCCTCCACCGCTCTCGGCGCCCCCGCTGCTCACGCCCGGACGGTCCCCTCTTCCGACCGCGTCGTGTCTCCTGACTCCGCCGCCTCCTTCCGCGAGGGCACCGTCCAGCTCTCCACCGGCGTCCAGCTCCACTATGTCGAGCAGGGTCGTCAGGACGGCCCCGTGCTCGTCCTCCTTCACGGCTACACCGATTCGTATCTCTCCTTCGACCGCGTCCTCCCCCTCCTCCCCCGCCGCTTTCACGTCTACGCCCTCGACCAGCGCGGCCATGGCGACTCGTCCCGCCCCTCCTGCTGCTACTCGCAGTCCGATTTCGCCGCCGACGTCGCCGCCTTCCTCGACTCCCAGCACATCCAGCGCGCCGTCCTCGTCGGCCACTCCATGGGCAGCTTCATCGCCCAGCAGGTCGCCCTCGAGCACCCCGAGCGCGTCCAGGCCCTCGTCCTCATCGGCTCGGCTCCCACCGTCCACGGCAACCCCGTCGCCGCCGACCTGATGTCCTACGTCGATACCCTCTCCGACCCCATCGACCCCGTCTTCGTCCGCGACTTCCAGGCCAGCACCTTCTTCCGCCCCATCCCCCCCTCCTTCCTCGACACCGCCGTCTCCGAGAGCCTCAAGGTCCCCGCTCGCGTCTGGCAGGCCTCCCTCGCCGGCCTCATCGCCGAGGACCACTCCGCTCGCCTCGGCGAGATTTCCGTGCCCACCCTCGTCGTCGGTGGTGATCAGGATGGGTTCTTCCCCGTCTCCGAACAGCAGGCCCTCGCCGATGCGCTGCCCCAGGGCTCCTTCGCCCTCTACACGCAGACCGGCCACGCGCCCCATGTCGAGCAGCCCCACCGCTTCGTCCATGATGTGATGCGCTTCCTGCACGGCCTGCGTCAGCAGTGA